The Culex quinquefasciatus strain JHB chromosome 2, VPISU_Cqui_1.0_pri_paternal, whole genome shotgun sequence genome contains the following window.
TTTGAAGTATTTATAATAATTCaagtatttttgatattttaagaattctaagtattttagatattttaagtattttagatattttaataattttaaatattttaataattttaagaatttggggtatttaaagtatttaaagtattgaaagtatttaaagtatttaaagtattgaaagtatttaaagtatttaaagtatttaaagtatttaaagtatttaaagtatttaaagtatttaaagtatttaaagtatttaaagtatttaaagtatttaaagtatttaaagtatttaaagtatttaaagtatttaaagtatttaaagtatttaaagtatttaaagtatttaaagtatttaaaatatttaaagtatttaaagtatttaaagtatttaaagtatttaaagtatttaaagtatttaaagtatttaaagtatttaaagtttttaaagtatttaaagtatttaaagtatttaaagtatttaaagtatttaaagtatttaatgcatttaaagtatttaaaatatttaaagcatttaaagtatttaaagtatttaaagtatttaaattattaaagtatttaaagtatttaaagcattttaagtatttaaagtatttaaagtacttaaagtatttaaagtattaaaagtatttaaagtatttaaagcattttaagtatttaaagtatttaaagtatttaaagtatttaaagtatttaaagtatttaaagtatttaaagtatttaaagtatttaaagtatttaaagtatttaaagtatttaaagtatttaaagtatttaaagtatttaaagtatttaaagtatttaaagtatttaaagtatttaaagtatttaaagtatttaaagtatttaaagtatttaaagtatttaaagttttttaagtatttaaagtatttaaaatatttaaagtatttaaagtatttaaaatattcaatgtatttaaagtatttaaagtatttaaagttttttaagcatttcaaccctctacaacctagtattttaagtatattaagtattttaaacattttaaccctctacaacctaaccccgcctttagacgggcttcggactaaaaatcaccaaaaatcaattttccaatcgatttttgatctttaaaaagcattggaaagaagaactattaaaattttagaaaatttcagggttggaagtttaacttgttttatgtgactttgaaaatgtttataaaaatgttatttttttggggtcaactttggctgtgttttttactaacatttcctatattttcagtaaaaagaagtatgcagtaatttttgtagtgtcccagactatgtctctacgcattttttttttttttgcaatttgaatgatgatagtgccattctatagcagaaaatgtgaaaaacatgcaaaaaataaccaaaaacaaacataaactaaacaagataaatgcaaattaaaatactaaaaataaagcaagaaaaacttaaaactagagtagtaaagtttttcgtagaacaaaagttgctcgaaATGACTtcctgaacaagggaaaaacaaataacaaaattcgagcagtagagggttaaattttttttaagtattttaagtattttaagtatttgaagtattttaattatcataagtattttaagtatttttgttttttgtgttttttgtacttttgtatttttatattttcatatacttgcttttttatttttgaattttgacataTTTACTTACAATTAGGatgaacagacaattacaattaaattaaaaaaaaaaacaaatgtatgTTAAAACAGTCAATACTgaactgataaaaaaatccaatgcgGGACATAATTTAATCAGGCAGGTTAAgaaaaactatgtttttttgtaggacgttcaactatttttttctgacattcaCGATAATTCTCCTTATTCCGTGTAGTCTAGCCACGCCTTTTCAATGACATAACAAATCTGTcaccaaaaaaatcacgtttCACCTTATCTAAGCACCACGCGTTCTTTCTAAGATTCCAATCCTCCCTCCACCACCTTACTTATCATAATCGAATCCCAACGTTTGACACGACTTTTACCCCTTAATCGGAAAGTTGCCTGCTCCCAACATCAGACACTGGATCCAAGCTGTATTACCGAAAAAGTGCAACCCTGTCCACTCAGcacgatttaaaaattcaattccaAAGGTTCGCCCCATCATCGGGTACCCTGTTGTCCGGTCTAGACACACACCCGACTTGGGATATCAGCTCGATATCAGGGGATAGATAATTTGGAGACACGAAGATAACGACTTTTCTGGACGTATAAAGTCATATGGTGGAGGTATCTACCGAACAGTCTTCGTTATGGCGAGTTTAGAGTTGATTTTGCTGGTGTTGGCCGTTCTTGGTAGGAAATGGTTTAATTTGCTGAATTTGCTGAGTTCAAACAGCTTCGTTCTCCAGGTTGCACAACCGCCCAGCGATGGCAGGTCGTCACGGACGAGCTGGGTATGCCGCACATGTTCGGAGAAGGTGAGCAAAGTCCGGATCTTCACTTCCAACCAGAGCAAGACATTCGGTTTCTGTTGTACACTCGTGCGAATCCGGAGGTTCCGCACCGTATCGCCAACAATGACCTCGGTTCGGTTACGAGCTCGTACTTCAACGCCAGCCATCCGACCCGGATCGTGATCCACGGTTGGTTAGGTGGGGAGGTGTCCCGGATAAATCGGATGGTCCGGACGGATCTTCTGGAGCTTGGGGAGTTCAACGTGATCTATGTCGATTGGAGTGCGGCGAATCACCCGGATTACCGAGTGTCACGTCGGTTGGTTTATCCAACGGGAATCGCTACTTCGAATTTGATTGACTTCTTGGCGAGAACCAGCGGCTTAAGGAGGGATACCGTGGCGATCGTTGGTCACAGCTTGGGAGCTCACGTAGCCGGTAATGCTGGGAAAGGACAAAATGGAAGACTTCCGACGATTATCGGGTTGGATCCGGCTTTGCCGTTTTTCTCCGGAGAAGATACCATCGACCGGATCCGGGATACCGATGCGGAGTACGTGGAGATTATCCACACCAACGGAGGTGTCATGGGCTTCATGGAACCGATTGGTGACGCTGATTTCTACCCCAACTGGGGCCGTATCCAGCCGGGTTGCGGCGTTGACATCGACGGAGGCTGTGCCCATGCTCGGGCCGTTGATTACTTCGTGGAATCCCTGTGGTCCAGGGTGGGATTCGTTTCAACGCAGTGTGACAGTTTCCAGGAAATCCGCACCGGATTGTGTCCTGGAACTGGCATTACCTCCAGAATGGGCGGAGAACCCCCAAATCAAGGTTCCGAAGCGCCACGAGGAGCGTTTTACGTGGAAACCGCCTCCGGAAGACCCTTTATCACTGGATGCTAACCCCTCCccccaaacaaataaaaaaaagtatcaaattgAATAGAAAATCGCTCGACTCCGCAAAACTCGTCATTCGTCAGCGTTAAACAATTTCGCCGTTCCGTTTTTCACTTTCAATTGAAAAGATTTTCCAATTTGAGGTGCACAAAACATCATCCCTCAGCTGTCACGAAACGAGAAGAAAATAGAACAAACCTGGCCATCAATCTTCCCACCAGCATCAGCACTTTCCATTCTTGTGTGTCCTCTTgtgtcgaaataaaaaaaacgtaggAAAAACGCTATAAACCTTCCGCTTCCCTCGGGGTGGAGGTGGTGGTGGCCACGAGATTAAGGATATCAATTTTACAGCTGAGCGCACGGGTTGAAAAACGTTGGaaaacgatgacgacgacgacgggtggacttctttttttttttcgagtgtttTGCCTCGTGCGGTTTGTCCCTTTTTGTGGCGGAAGAAGTCTTTGGGGTGTTGAGACAAGTGTCGTTCAAATTTGGTGAATTTCATGGATGATAGTTGAATGTACTTTAAATGTGTGTGAATCAAAACTGATGAATGACAAAATTATGTAAAGATCGCtgagtttttttcttctgtcgGCACATGGCCGATCTattaattaattcaaaatattcactAATTTTTTCAGGACTTGATTAAATCAGGCAAGAAACATGAAGTTTGGTAAACAgttcagacttgattatccgaagtcctcagataaaattcacttcggacaatcgaatcacgattttgtTTTTCGTT
Protein-coding sequences here:
- the LOC6035725 gene encoding pancreatic lipase-related protein 2; its protein translation is MASLELILLVLAVLGCTTAQRWQVVTDELGMPHMFGEGEQSPDLHFQPEQDIRFLLYTRANPEVPHRIANNDLGSVTSSYFNASHPTRIVIHGWLGGEVSRINRMVRTDLLELGEFNVIYVDWSAANHPDYRVSRRLVYPTGIATSNLIDFLARTSGLRRDTVAIVGHSLGAHVAGNAGKGQNGRLPTIIGLDPALPFFSGEDTIDRIRDTDAEYVEIIHTNGGVMGFMEPIGDADFYPNWGRIQPGCGVDIDGGCAHARAVDYFVESLWSRVGFVSTQCDSFQEIRTGLCPGTGITSRMGGEPPNQGSEAPRGAFYVETASGRPFITGC